In a single window of the Gossypium hirsutum isolate 1008001.06 chromosome A13, Gossypium_hirsutum_v2.1, whole genome shotgun sequence genome:
- the LOC107895336 gene encoding epidermis-specific secreted glycoprotein EP1 — MRLIFLFLFTVFFIAKATVPPSETFQYVNEGELGPYIIEYDGNYRALPPFSAPFQLCFYNTTPNAYTLALRMGLTRSESLFRWVWEANRGNPVRENATLTFGSDGNLVLADVDGRIAWQTNTANKGVTGFKVLPNGNMVLHDSKGNFIWQSFDYPTDTLLAGQSLRLGGATKLVSRASAMNNSDGPYSLVMESKALVLYYKASNTPRPILYFNHEYWVNVRKGPLEYVKFDSTSEDDEGTAYGLNLEYQVANSSTGGTLRIGRPNYNSTLSFLRLGMDGNLKVYTYYDPVLDSAWEVTFTLFSRDSFWSSECQLPERCGELGLCEDSQCVACPSPNGLLGWSKDCDVKKLSSCNEKDFNYYKLDGVDHFMTTYTRGNAIKQDECGNKCTKDCKCMGYFYNQETSRCWMAYDLKTLTRVANSTHVAYIKAPK; from the coding sequence ATGCGGTTGATATTCCTCTTTTTGTTTACAGTCTTTTTCATTGCTAAAGCTACGGTTCCACCTTCTGAGACATTTCAATACGTTAATGAAGGTGAATTAGGACCTTATATCATAGAGTACGATGGTAACTATCGAGCTTTACCACCATTCAGTGCCCCATTCCAACTTTGCTTCTACAACACCACCCCCAATGCATATACCCTAGCCTTGCGTATGGGGCTTACGCGATCCGAGTCGTTATTCCGGTGGGTTTGGGAAGCGAACCGTGGGAACCCAGTTCGGGAAAACGCGACGTTGACATTCGGAAGTGATGGAAACCTTGTCTTGGCCGATGTAGATGGTCGGATTGCTTGGCAAACCAACACGGCTAACAAAGGTGTGACAGGGTTCAAAGTACTTCCTAATGGGAACATGGTGCTTCATGATTCCAAAGGTAATTTTATTTGGCAAAGTTTTGATTATCCTACCGATACCCTATTAGCAGGCCAGTCTCTTCGCCTTGGTGGTGCAACCAAGCTTGTGAGTCGGGCCTCTGCTATGAACAACTCGGACGGTCCTTATAGCCTGGTCATGGAATCCAAAGCATTAGTTTTGTACTATAAGGCCTCAAATACCCCTAGGCCAATTCTTTATTTCAATCATGAGTATTGGGTAAATGTGAGGAAGGGTCCCTTAGAATACGTCAAATTCGATTCCACCTCCGAAGATGATGAGGGTACTGCCTATGGGCTAAATCTAGAGTATCAAGTAGCTAATTCTTCTACCGGAGGGACTTTACGGATCGGAAGACCGAACTACAACAGTACGTTATCGTTTCTCCGACTCGGAATGGATGGAAACCTTAAGGTTTACACTTACTATGACCCTGTATTGGACAGTGCATGGGAGGTAACCTTCACTCTTTTCTCCAGAGATTCATTCTGGAGTAGTGAGTGCCAATTGCCTGAACGGTGTGGGGAATTAGGGCTTTGTGAGGACAGTCAATGCGTGGCTTGCCCATCGCCAAATGGGCTGTTGGGTTGGAGTAAAGATTGCGATGTCAAGAAATTATCAAGTTGTAACGAGAAGGATTTCAATTATTACAAGCTGGATGGGGTGGATCACTTTATGACTACTTACACAAGAGGAAATGCCATCAAACAGGATGAATGTGGCAATAAATGTACAAAGGATTGCAAGTGCATGGGTTACTTTTACAACCAGGAAACCTCAAGGTGTTGGATGGCTTATGATCTCAAAACCCTAACACGAGTTGCAAATTCAACCCATGTGGCTTACATCAAGGCTCCAAAATAG